CAAATTCATTATCGAGATTATCTATGCCTGAACTTCCTGAAGTTGAAACAGCCCTGCGTGGTGTCAGCCCCTATTTGAAAGGTTTTATTATTGAAAAAATTGTAGTGCGCCAACCTCAATTACGCTGGGTGGTTTCTCCTGAATTAACAACGCTTAAAAACGTCAAAATTTTAGATACCTCTCGTCGTGCGAAATATCTCATTATTCATACTGAAAAAGGTTATATCATTGGTCATTTAGGCATGTCTGGCTCTGTTCGAATCGTGCCGCACAATAGCCCTATTGATAAACACGATCACCTTGATATTGTAATGAATAATGGCAAATTACTGCGTTATAACGACCCGAGACGCTTCGGTGCATGGTTATGGACGGAAAGCTTAGATGACTTTCATCTTTTCCTAAAACTTGGTCCTGAACCACTTTCTGATGAATTTAATGCGGAATACCTTTTTAAAAAATCACGCAAGAAATCGACCGCACTTAAAACTTTTTTAATGGATAATGCTATCGTCGTGGGCGTAGGAAATATTTATGCCAATGAAACGCTCTTTTTATGTGGTTTGCACCCAATGAAACTAGCCGAAAACCTCACGCGAAAACAATGCGTCTTAATCGTTGAAACGATTAAAAACATA
This is a stretch of genomic DNA from Haemophilus parainfluenzae. It encodes these proteins:
- the mutM gene encoding DNA-formamidopyrimidine glycosylase, producing the protein MPELPEVETALRGVSPYLKGFIIEKIVVRQPQLRWVVSPELTTLKNVKILDTSRRAKYLIIHTEKGYIIGHLGMSGSVRIVPHNSPIDKHDHLDIVMNNGKLLRYNDPRRFGAWLWTESLDDFHLFLKLGPEPLSDEFNAEYLFKKSRKKSTALKTFLMDNAIVVGVGNIYANETLFLCGLHPMKLAENLTRKQCVLIVETIKNILAKAIIQGGTTLKDFLHPDGRPGYFAQELLVYGNKGKPCPKCGTKIESMIIGQRNSFYCPHCQKKK